In Lacrimispora indolis DSM 755, a genomic segment contains:
- a CDS encoding ROK family transcriptional regulator, with protein sequence MAVRGNNLPRVKKQNETLIKEIIYKYGPISRSRIAEMLSLTPPTITTNVASLIEQGLIHEFSAEDSECEERPLGRRPVKIDFIQTSRYAIGVETNPYHTAICMLDLRGNEICSARYEPRKAGYETELDLLAKRIHKLIHESGVDTDRILGIGIGLPGFVEYHAGVLRESFNIEWNNKNIVRDLSKRMEIPVLIENNARVRVIGEELLSKTLRPESFAYYLISYGIACPMFVKSRMITGSNSMAGEAGHMVVNMNGPKCDTCGHYGCLEEVASERAIIKRCKADIKAGTASMLAELCPDIDLLTMKEVLTAQECFDEYVIKVMEEAIVYLGIALANIINLISPPLVIIDGYIMKLNRNRRQLLEETRKHIFALNEQEIDFEFIDFDPFIGARGGAALAIKELFIKG encoded by the coding sequence GTGGCTGTCCGTGGAAATAATCTTCCTAGAGTTAAAAAACAAAATGAAACGCTTATAAAGGAAATCATCTATAAATATGGCCCCATATCCAGAAGCAGGATCGCGGAAATGCTGTCTCTGACTCCGCCGACCATAACCACCAATGTTGCATCCCTCATTGAACAGGGGCTGATTCACGAATTTTCTGCGGAAGATTCCGAATGTGAGGAAAGACCCCTGGGCCGCCGCCCGGTGAAGATCGATTTTATTCAAACCTCCAGATATGCCATTGGGGTAGAGACAAACCCCTATCATACGGCCATCTGCATGCTGGATCTGCGGGGAAATGAAATCTGCAGCGCCCGCTATGAGCCGCGCAAAGCCGGCTATGAGACAGAGCTGGATTTGCTGGCGAAGAGGATTCATAAGCTCATCCATGAAAGCGGAGTGGACACTGACCGCATTTTGGGAATCGGGATCGGACTGCCGGGTTTCGTGGAATACCATGCAGGCGTTTTGAGGGAGAGCTTTAACATAGAATGGAACAACAAAAATATTGTGCGTGACTTATCCAAAAGAATGGAAATCCCTGTTCTGATCGAAAACAATGCCAGGGTACGGGTGATCGGGGAGGAACTGCTGAGCAAGACCCTGCGGCCGGAAAGCTTTGCCTATTATCTGATTTCTTATGGAATTGCGTGCCCCATGTTTGTAAAAAGCCGTATGATCACCGGTTCCAATTCCATGGCAGGCGAGGCAGGGCATATGGTAGTGAATATGAACGGGCCCAAATGCGATACCTGCGGGCATTACGGGTGTCTGGAAGAGGTGGCAAGTGAGAGGGCCATAATAAAGCGGTGCAAGGCAGATATAAAAGCGGGCACAGCCTCCATGCTGGCGGAGCTTTGCCCGGATATTGACCTCCTGACCATGAAAGAGGTCCTGACCGCCCAGGAATGCTTTGATGAGTATGTGATTAAGGTAATGGAGGAGGCAATTGTATATCTTGGAATCGCGCTGGCCAATATCATCAATCTCATCAGTCCTCCCCTTGTCATCATTGACGGCTATATTATGAAGCTTAACAGGAACAGGCGCCAGCTTCTGGAAGAAACGAGAAAACACATTTTTGCACTGAATGAGCAGGAAATTGACTTTGAATTTATTGATTTTGATCCGTTTATAGGCGCAAGGGGCGGTGCCGCTTTAGCAATCAAGGAATTGTTTATTAAGGGGTGA
- a CDS encoding Gfo/Idh/MocA family protein, which yields MKTWRIGVIGCGRISSVYTAAFKNMEEIEVCFAVDKELERAKNFAGRFPGCGFSDRLEDLLEQELDAVHVLTPHYLHKEHAIACLNAGFHVLTEKPIAIHLGDADLMTEAAKRNHKQLGVIFQNRYIEGIREVKRLIEAGEFGRLTGAFSTLNWWRPPSYYDCDWKGSWEREGGGVVIDQAIHSLDLVRYLMGCEPVKVNASIDRRVLTNIEVEDVADAAIVFENGAVYSFFACNYYTSNSAIRVEISGENGTALLTQNEVLIKLKGRPERTVYPAAGPDVQGEAYWGNYHEVQLRDFYRCLEEGRKVPTDPEDAKKTLKLVLDIYRSGKEKNAL from the coding sequence ATGAAGACATGGAGAATCGGGGTAATCGGCTGCGGCAGAATCTCTTCTGTTTATACTGCGGCATTTAAAAATATGGAAGAGATAGAAGTCTGCTTTGCGGTGGATAAAGAATTGGAGCGGGCAAAGAACTTTGCCGGAAGATTTCCGGGATGCGGTTTTTCGGACAGGCTGGAGGACTTACTGGAGCAGGAGCTGGATGCGGTCCATGTTCTGACGCCCCATTACCTGCATAAGGAACATGCAATTGCCTGCTTAAATGCAGGCTTTCACGTGCTTACGGAAAAACCCATTGCCATCCATTTAGGGGATGCGGACCTTATGACAGAGGCAGCAAAAAGGAATCATAAGCAGCTGGGGGTCATATTCCAGAACCGGTATATTGAAGGGATACGGGAAGTAAAACGCCTGATAGAGGCGGGGGAATTCGGCAGACTGACCGGCGCCTTTTCCACGTTGAACTGGTGGCGGCCGCCGTCCTATTACGATTGCGACTGGAAAGGAAGCTGGGAAAGAGAAGGCGGCGGCGTTGTTATTGATCAGGCCATTCACAGCCTGGATCTGGTCCGTTATCTCATGGGATGCGAGCCCGTAAAGGTGAATGCAAGCATCGACCGCCGGGTTCTGACAAATATTGAGGTGGAAGATGTGGCGGATGCAGCCATTGTCTTTGAAAATGGCGCCGTATATTCTTTTTTTGCATGCAATTATTACACAAGCAACAGTGCCATCCGTGTGGAGATCAGCGGTGAAAACGGTACCGCACTGCTGACCCAGAATGAAGTCCTCATTAAGCTGAAGGGGAGACCGGAAAGGACTGTGTATCCGGCGGCCGGACCGGATGTTCAGGGCGAGGCTTACTGGGGAAATTATCATGAAGTCCAGCTTCGTGATTTTTACCGGTGTCTGGAAGAGGGAAGAAAGGTCCCCACGGATCCGGAAGACGCAAAGAAAACCTTGAAGCTGGTTTTGGATATTTACCGCTCTGGAAAAGAAAAGAATGCATTGTGA